GCATTACCACGCCAACACGCTCAAGGCCCTGCGCGAACTGCTCAGTGCCGCCGGGCTGGCGCATCCTGCGCAACTGGGGCCGGAACACATCCTGCGCCGCATCTCGCAGGTGGAGATCCGCTCGCTGGCCTCGCTGTACCGCTACCTGGAGCCGGGCGAACTGCTGCGCACGGTGCCCGACCATGCGGTCTTCCACGATTACTGGGGCGACGCGCGCAGCGATTCGTTCCAGCCGCCGGAGCGGATCCGGCGGCTGCGCGACAGCAAGTCGCAATGAGCGAGGCGCCGCCGCCGATACGGTTGCGGCCCGGGGTGCCCGAGGACATCCCAACGCTGTGGGCGTTGCGCACCCGCTGTGTCCGCGAGGTCTGCAGCAGCCATTACCCGCCGGAGGTGATCGCGCGCTGGTCGGCGGCCCCGGCACCGGCGTCGTACCGCGGGCTGGTCGCCGCGGGTGGGGCGATCGTCGCCGAGGATCGCGACGGCCGCGTGCTCGGCTTCGGCACCGTCGAGCTGGCCGGTGCCGAGATCGACGGCCTGTTCGTCGATCCCACCCTGCGCGGCGGCGGTCTCGGCCGGCGTCTGCTGCAGGCACTGGAACAGCGCCTTGCAGCCTGTCCGCGCATCCATGTCGCCGCTGCGCTGAACGCGGTGGCGTTCTACCGCGCGCAGGGGTATGTGGTGGTGCGCGAGGGAGGCTATCCCCATCCCAGCGGGATCGTGCTGGCGTGCGTGTTCATGGAGAAGCGCGGCGCGGCGCCACGCTGAGGTCGGTATCCCACAACATGGCGCGGATGTGGCAACGACGGCCTTTTTTGCACTGCCGCACGCGTTGCGCATGCTCGCCATCCACACCGCTGCCGGCTATCGTGCCGGTTCCTCCCCGGCGTGCTGCGCATGAACCAACCCTCGGTCCCCGACGTCGTTCCCGCGCCGCTGCCCGTCGACGAAGCGGAGCGCCTGCGTGCGCTGGCCGAGCTGGGGATGCTGGACACCCCGCCGGAGCCGACCTTCGACGACCTGATCTGGCTGACCAGCCGGCTGTGCGAGGTGCCGATCGCCCTGGTCTCGTTGATCGACGAACGCCGGCAATGGCTCAAGGCCAGCTGC
This genomic stretch from Xanthomonas sacchari harbors:
- a CDS encoding GNAT family N-acetyltransferase, producing MSEAPPPIRLRPGVPEDIPTLWALRTRCVREVCSSHYPPEVIARWSAAPAPASYRGLVAAGGAIVAEDRDGRVLGFGTVELAGAEIDGLFVDPTLRGGGLGRRLLQALEQRLAACPRIHVAAALNAVAFYRAQGYVVVREGGYPHPSGIVLACVFMEKRGAAPR